Proteins from a genomic interval of Diospyros lotus cultivar Yz01 chromosome 6, ASM1463336v1, whole genome shotgun sequence:
- the LOC127804242 gene encoding N-alpha-acetyltransferase MAK3: METKTRRNEGGEEGGEEKRVEEVEGGRWLESEMKIDYVSYGGEHHLPLIMRLVDQELSEPYSIFTYRYFVYLWPQLSFLAFHNGKCVGTVVCKMGEHRNIFRGYIAMLVVLKPYRGLGIATELVTRSIKVMKESGCEEVTLEAEVTNKSALALYGRLGFVRAKRLFRYYLNGVDAFRLKLLFPQNSPNGNHHNAAPSEEEGSLSCNN; the protein is encoded by the exons ATGGAGACAAAgacaagaagaaatgaaggaggagaagaaggggGGGAAGAAAAAAGGGTAGAAGAAGTGGAGGGTGGGAGGTGGTTGGAATCTGAGATGAAGATAGATTACGTGAGCTACGGAGGTGAACATCATTTACCACTTATCATGCGCCTGGTCGACCAAGAACTTAGCGAACCTTACTCCATCTTTACCTACCGATATTTTGTCTACTTATGGCCCCAGCTCTCTTTCCTT GCTTTCCACAACGGCAAATGTGTTGGAACTGTAGTCTGTAAGATGGGAGAGCATCGCAATATTTTCAGAGGTTATATTGCAATGCTTGTCGTCCTCAAGCCTTACAGAGGTCTAGGCATTG CTACAGAACTTGTGACCAGATCTATTAAAGTCATGAAGGAATCAGGTTGTGAAGAG GTAACACTGGAAGCGGAAGTTACGAATAAGAGTGCACTTGCATTATATGGGCGGCTTGGCTTCGTTAGGGCGAAAAGACTTTTCCGGTACTATCTTAATGGAGTCGACGCTTTCCGACTGAAGCTATTATTTCCCCAAAACAGCCCAAATGGTAATCATCATAATGCTGCACCATCCGAGGAGGAGGGAAGCTTGTcttgtaataattaa